One stretch of Thermoprotei archaeon DNA includes these proteins:
- the cas4 gene encoding CRISPR-associated protein Cas4, with amino-acid sequence MQVDLPYTLCSSKPITGTLVWYYFICKREVWLMSHEITPDEDASALDIGRAIHEIFYRRMLKEVSLEGIKIDLFKRAERAACEIKASSKFIEAARFQLLYYLFRLKEYDVDADGWILIPTEKRKISVKLDAEAEQVLLKVLNEIKEIARLERPPPPIRIPYCRRCAYKEFCWA; translated from the coding sequence TTGCAAGTCGATCTTCCCTACACCCTTTGCTCCAGCAAACCGATTACGGGCACGCTTGTTTGGTATTACTTCATCTGTAAGCGCGAGGTTTGGCTAATGAGCCACGAAATAACCCCTGACGAAGACGCGTCGGCTTTAGATATTGGGAGGGCGATTCATGAGATCTTCTACCGTAGGATGCTAAAGGAAGTATCCTTGGAGGGCATAAAGATCGATTTATTCAAAAGAGCCGAAAGAGCGGCGTGCGAGATAAAAGCATCCTCGAAATTTATTGAAGCAGCACGTTTTCAACTCCTCTACTACCTTTTCAGACTTAAGGAGTACGATGTTGATGCTGATGGCTGGATCCTTATCCCAACCGAAAAGAGGAAGATAAGTGTGAAGCTAGATGCAGAAGCTGAACAGGTGCTCTTAAAAGTCCTTAACGAAATTAAGGAGATAGCTCGGCTGGAACGCCCCCCGCCGCCGATCAGGATTCCCTATTGCAGAAGATGTGCATATAAGGAATTTTGCTGGGCGTAA